From the Manis pentadactyla isolate mManPen7 chromosome 6, mManPen7.hap1, whole genome shotgun sequence genome, the window atactccacgcagctaatcaccagagatatgcaaattataaccacaatgagatatcacctcacaccagttaagatggccaacatccctAAGACAAAcaacgaggatgtggagaaaggggaaccctcttacactgcttgtGGAAATATATACTGGCTGaacaattgtggaaagtagtatggaggtttctcaaaagtcccaaaagagaaataccatttgacccagaatatctactcctaggaatttaccctgagaatgcaggagcccagtttgaaaaagacctatcCCCCCATGTTTactccagcactatttacaatagccaagaaatggaagctacataagtgtccatcagtagatgaatggataaagaagacgtggcacatatacacaatggaatattattcaccataagaagaaagcaaatcctaccatttgcaagaacatggatggagctagagggtattatgctcagtgaaatcagccaggcggagaaaaacaagtaccaaatgatttcactcatctgtggagtataagaataaagaaaaaaaaactgaaggagcaaaacaacagcagactcacagaacccaagaatggactaacagttaccaaaggaaaagggactggggagaatgggtggaaagggaaggataagaggaggaagaaaaggaagggggcattatgatcagcagacataatgtagggggtcacggggagagctgtacaacacagagaagacaagtagtgattctacagcatcttactacgctgatggacagtgactgtaatgggggtatgtgggggggagatgggtgatgggagaagtctagtaaacataatgttcctcatgtaattgtagattaatgataccaaagaaaaaaaacacaatcagatatcacctcacaccagttaggatggccagtatcgaaaagactaagccACAAATGCTTGCAAGGACATggaaaagtggaaccctcctacactgctggtgggaatgtcagctaattcaaccattgtggaaagaaatatggaggtttctcagaaaactaaaactagaaataccatttgacctgggaattccactcctaggaatttacacaaagactataatttctcagattcaaaaacacatatgcacccctatggttattgcagcactacttaagatagctaagatatggaagcaacctaagtgtccatcagtagatgaatggataaagaagaagtggtacatatacacaatggaatactactcggccataagaagaaaacaaatcctaccatttgcaaccacatggatggagcttcaggatatgcttggtgaaataaggcaggctgagaaagacaagtaccaaatgatttccctcatttgtggaaggtaacaaggaagcaaaacagaaggaacaaaacagcaacagactcacagactccaagaagttactagcagttaccaaagaggaggggtaggggaggaagggagaaggggattcaggggtattatgattggcacacatggtgtgtggggagaTCAaatggaagacagtgcagcacagagaaggcaaacagttgactctgtggcatcttactccactgatgggcagtgaccgcAATGGGGCATGGGCAGAACACGATAAAGGggtgaacgtagtaaccacatggttttttcatgtgaaacctttatgagaatatatatcaataataccttactaaaataaataaataaatgaaagaaaatatcttacttcttggcaaaaagtgaatctgtggcaaattactacactgatggacagtgactgcaatagggtatgggggggcaactcgataatatgggtgaatgtagtaaccacattggtttttcatgtgaaaccctcaaatgggggtatatcagtaataccttaataataataataaaaagaatcttacttctcaacttcctgagtgctaaaatgcaatctcatctttaagatgggatccttcgtgccttttactatgtagtctgtggctgggcttacttgccgtattaattgcccaggttatatattacatCATTAGGGGctcgaggaggaaaagcagcatccagGCAAAGCTAAagttaaactgggccttttagcaggctaaagtaaagtttacaatagcctcatttaattgacacaatgaagacatgggccatgctgagctattttcttatctgggggatgttcacacattccaggccaagtttctcctggctttttagttttaactcatCTTCACTGAACAATGCTTATACTCCTACTAGTCTgacattttactttagagaattaatgtgactctgactgcgCTCAActgtttaatacggagttttggtagtGGTCTTTTTCAGAGGCCGCCACgctactctgactatacccatggtccctgtctcagaatctctgccGCTAATTGCAAACTACTCAGCTGTAGACCACAAACCTCAATGACTGaaagacagtaatttttaaatacaagaaaatgcactgtcaaTTCCcaaaccaaagtaaagaaacttcattcacaaatagaaaataccagaggtacctcatgaaaaaattttcaattctAAAGGCGCTGCCTTCCGGGCAGCCTCTACCCCGCCGCCCCACTGCGGGTCCCACTTGAACTTCAGCTcccccggccctcgccctcgaggcccccgcctAGAAAATCCACACAAGGCAAACCACCCACGGGCCTCCACATCTGCGTGGCCTCACCTGTGCCCTCCACCTGTGGCCCCGGCCCAGGTGGCGGTAGCAGGTCGGCGGCGCGGCACCAGGTCAGACAGAGAGCAGCCGCCTTCACCGCCCGGTCCCAGACAGAGGAGCAGCGGTCCAACgagcccctctcccctgcctggcaGACATCGGCGGCGGCGCGGACAGCCTTCTCAGCGCACttgctccacctccctccctccccggacAGACCCTCTGGTGGAGTGCGCCATCTCCCGACCCCCGGCTGGGCCCGGCAGGTCCACCACCAGTGTCGGTCGCTCCCCGGTCACACGGGCGATGCAGTATCCGCCAAGCAACTTGCATGGACGGCCCTCACCGGCTCCACCGCGACCTCAGGTGGagacaggggtccccgcgccccatCCGGGTCCAGCAGCCCACCGAGGTCACGTACCTTCCAGCCCACAGAGCCGTCGCTTCGCCTTCATCCTTCAACTAGGGCCTGCTCTTGACCACCCACCGTAGATTTGCGGCAGCGTGAGCCACTTCTCGGCCGAGCTCTCAATCTCGATGGACTCGGCGATGCGGTCGGCATGGGACAGGTTGCACCACGCGCTGTGGCCGGACGAGCTGCTCTTGCGCGGCTGCCCCTCAGTGGCCACCGAGGCCGAAGGCAGGCCCACGGCGGCATCAGGGTTCCTGGTCGCACCGCCCCATGGCGCTAGgctggaggtggcagagctgtAATGGCTCA encodes:
- the LOC130684201 gene encoding uncharacterized protein LOC130684201; amino-acid sequence: MRVLSWLKRPGLLSPPRGPPESLSSQQKRRGQYWWQSGGVQRPGQPCSLHSPRHPLTARAPSRQNLLLVATIQPDRGEVAPPALGQEHIQPVGVQGALGRPLTHLPPESASWASAWLPAVRQERVFLCPGRRSDPRKGAAFRAASTPPPHCGSHLNFSSPGPRPRGPRLENPHKANHPRASTSAWPHLCPPPVAPAQVAVAGRRRGTRSDREQPPSPPGPRQRSSGPTSPSPLPGRHRRRRGQPSQRTCSTSLPPRTDPLVECAISRPPAGPGRSTTSVGRSPVTRAMQYPPSNLHGRPSPAPPRPQVETGVPAPHPGPAAHRGHVPSSPQSRRFAFILQLGPALDHPP